Proteins encoded within one genomic window of candidate division WOR-3 bacterium:
- a CDS encoding ImmA/IrrE family metallo-endopeptidase — translation MRRIEVKPELLRWARERAGRSMASLRRRFPKIDQWESGDVKPTLKQLEAYANFVRVPLGYLFLPEPPEERIPIPDLRTIRDEGFRYPSPDLLDTIYAMQRRQAWLREELIECGADPVELVGSARLRDDPEAVGQEMRRVIGFEKEWAAQVPTWTEAVGKLRRAVEELGIMAVINGIVGNNTHRKLNVEEFRGFALSDEYAPLIFVNGADAKSAQMFTLAHELAHIWLGQSALTNTGLIFRPSQRIESWCDRAAAEFLIPAWELKEYWREIRHEAMPFEAIARRFKVSPIVAGRRAMDLRLVGRKTFFEFYQEYTEQEYWRRPAGGGGDFYNNQNLRVGERFALHVIRAAKEGRLSFKEAYDLVGLRGGTFQEYASRLGVSLP, via the coding sequence GTGAGGCGCATTGAGGTCAAACCGGAACTCTTACGATGGGCACGGGAGCGGGCAGGCCGGAGCATGGCCAGCCTGCGCAGAAGGTTTCCTAAGATTGATCAGTGGGAGAGCGGTGATGTCAAACCAACACTCAAGCAGCTCGAGGCCTACGCCAATTTTGTCCGCGTACCTTTAGGTTACCTGTTTCTTCCTGAACCTCCAGAGGAACGAATTCCGATTCCTGACTTACGCACAATCCGGGACGAGGGATTCAGGTACCCAAGTCCGGACCTTCTCGATACGATCTACGCGATGCAACGGCGGCAAGCATGGCTTCGGGAGGAATTGATCGAGTGCGGAGCGGACCCAGTGGAGTTGGTGGGGAGCGCTCGACTGCGCGATGATCCAGAAGCAGTAGGACAGGAGATGCGGCGAGTTATAGGATTTGAGAAAGAGTGGGCTGCCCAAGTCCCCACATGGACGGAAGCAGTTGGAAAACTGCGACGAGCCGTAGAAGAACTGGGCATTATGGCGGTTATCAATGGTATTGTGGGAAATAACACCCACCGCAAGTTGAACGTTGAGGAATTTCGCGGTTTTGCCCTCAGCGACGAGTACGCTCCTCTTATTTTTGTTAATGGAGCTGACGCGAAATCTGCACAGATGTTCACCTTGGCACACGAACTGGCGCATATCTGGTTGGGACAAAGCGCGTTGACCAATACGGGTCTGATATTCCGGCCGTCGCAAAGGATTGAGTCGTGGTGTGATCGGGCGGCAGCCGAGTTCCTGATCCCCGCTTGGGAGCTGAAAGAGTACTGGCGGGAAATCCGGCACGAAGCCATGCCGTTCGAGGCCATTGCCCGGCGTTTCAAAGTCAGCCCTATTGTAGCCGGTCGCCGAGCGATGGACCTGCGCTTGGTAGGGCGAAAAACCTTTTTTGAGTTCTACCAAGAATACACAGAACAGGAGTACTGGCGCCGTCCTGCTGGAGGAGGGGGCGATTTTTACAACAATCAGAACTTGCGCGTCGGCGAAAGATTCGCCTTGCACGTTATCCGTGCTGCAAAAGAGGGACGATTGAGCTTCAAGGAAGCCTATGATCTGGTTGGGTTGCGAGGCGGCACTTTTCAAGAATATGCCTCTCGTTTAGGAGTAAGTCTGCCATGA
- a CDS encoding restriction endonuclease subunit S, giving the protein MRPAVAHGTQTTARRYRPYPRYKDSGIEWLGEIPEHWEIKRLKYVTRCLDGRRIPLNAEQRGRMQGEYPYWGANGIVDYLNDWLFDEKLVLLGEDGAPFFERFKDVAFFVTGKVWVNNHIHVLRALRSTEPRYLVHVLNMTDYAAFIDGTTRDKLTQDKMNHIPVLFPPVDEQRAIAAFLDRETVRIDVLIEKKERQIELLQEKRAAGISHAVTKGLNPNVKMKDSGIEWLGEIPEHWEVKTLKRVFRILNGSTPKSGEPSYWDGDIPWATPDDLGSLQGDTLFSTRRMITEDGYNSCGTTLAPAGSLVLSTRAPIGHLAIAAVPLCTNQGCRCLVFHTKDETRFFYYQLLTARQELESWGQGSTFQELSRDKLGAVYLVAPPVDEQRAIAAFLDRETARIDALIEKIRKSIELLREYRTALISACVTGKIDVREEVA; this is encoded by the coding sequence ATGAGGCCCGCCGTTGCGCATGGCACTCAGACCACGGCCCGGCGCTATCGCCCCTATCCGCGATACAAGGACTCTGGCATCGAGTGGCTGGGCGAGATTCCGGAACATTGGGAGATAAAACGACTCAAGTATGTAACCCGATGTCTTGACGGTCGTCGTATTCCACTCAATGCGGAGCAACGAGGCCGAATGCAGGGAGAATACCCTTACTGGGGAGCAAATGGCATCGTTGACTATTTGAACGACTGGCTATTCGACGAAAAGCTCGTCTTGTTGGGAGAAGATGGAGCCCCCTTTTTTGAGAGATTCAAAGATGTAGCCTTTTTCGTAACCGGCAAGGTTTGGGTCAACAACCATATTCATGTTCTTCGAGCTCTGCGGAGCACTGAACCACGTTATCTCGTCCACGTGTTGAATATGACAGATTACGCTGCCTTTATTGATGGTACAACGAGGGACAAGTTGACGCAGGACAAAATGAACCATATCCCCGTCCTATTCCCACCGGTAGACGAACAACGTGCCATTGCCGCGTTTCTCGACCGGGAAACGGTGCGAATTGATGTATTGATAGAAAAGAAAGAGCGTCAGATTGAGCTATTGCAAGAGAAGCGCGCCGCTGGCATCAGCCACGCCGTCACCAAAGGACTCAACCCCAACGTCAAAATGAAAGACTCCGGCATCGAGTGGCTGGGGGAGATTCCGGAGCATTGGGAGGTAAAAACCCTCAAACGCGTATTCAGAATTCTAAACGGCTCAACGCCCAAAAGTGGTGAGCCATCATACTGGGATGGAGATATTCCATGGGCAACTCCGGATGATTTAGGCAGTTTACAAGGTGATACATTGTTTTCTACTCGGAGGATGATTACCGAAGATGGCTACAATAGTTGTGGAACAACACTTGCACCAGCCGGTAGCTTGGTGTTATCCACACGGGCCCCAATAGGTCACCTTGCAATTGCCGCCGTACCCCTATGTACGAATCAAGGATGCCGTTGTTTGGTATTCCACACCAAGGATGAAACGCGGTTCTTTTACTATCAGCTGCTAACAGCAAGGCAAGAGTTGGAATCTTGGGGACAAGGTTCGACTTTTCAAGAGCTGAGTCGAGACAAATTGGGCGCAGTTTATCTGGTAGCGCCTCCTGTTGACGAACAACGCGCTATTGCCGCATTCCTGGACCGGGAAACAGCGCGGATTGACGCACTGATTGAGAAGATCAGGAAATCCATCGAACTGCTCCGTGAGTACCGAACGGCCTTGATTTCCGCCTGTGTTACGGGTAAAATAGATGTACGAGAGGAGGTGGCGTGA
- a CDS encoding SAM-dependent DNA methyltransferase has product MNNFGEKVSFIWSVADLLRGPYRPNQYKDVMLPMTALRRLDCVLEPTKEKVLNKLRKLQDSKLKNVEPILCRVSGVPFYNTSRFTFEKLKGDPNNIAANLTNYIKGFSSRAREIIEHFGFEEHIAKLDKANRLYLLVSKFCEIDLHPDRVSNREMGYIFEELVRRFNEASNEEAGDHFTPREVIRLMVDLLFLPDTDILTTKRIIKTLYDPACGTGGMLSVAESYVRELNPDARLEVFGQDFNPQAYAICGSDMLIKGYNIDHIAFGDSFTEDRFHDKKFDYMLANPPFGVEWKPEADFIKREHEEQGFGGRFGAGLPRINDGSLLFLQHMISKMKDPKEGGTRLAIVFNGSPLFTGGAGSGESEIRRWIIENDWLEGIVALPDQLFYNTGIYTYLWIVTNRKERKRRGKVQLVDARTFFKKMRKSLGQKRHEICEDQREEITRLYGEFREKEYVKIFDNEDFGYRRITVERPLKLNFTVTDERLARVRETRQFLNLATSKKRKDKKKAESEIAEGKRLQEAILSALNDLSGMGVVKNRDRFVKMLKEAFRKASIKVPASLFKAILMALAERDETADICTDSKGNPDPDPELRDYENVPLKEDVQAYFEREVLPHVPDAWIDHSKTRIGYEINFNRYFYKYTPPRPLEEIEADLKKIEQEIADMLAEVTE; this is encoded by the coding sequence GTGAATAACTTCGGTGAAAAGGTTAGTTTCATCTGGTCTGTTGCAGATCTCCTGCGCGGGCCATATCGGCCGAATCAATACAAGGATGTCATGCTTCCGATGACAGCCCTTCGGCGGCTTGACTGCGTGTTGGAACCGACCAAGGAAAAAGTATTGAACAAGCTCAGGAAGCTGCAAGACTCCAAGCTTAAAAACGTGGAACCCATCCTTTGTCGGGTATCCGGTGTACCATTTTACAACACGAGTCGCTTTACATTCGAAAAGCTGAAAGGTGATCCCAACAACATCGCAGCCAATCTTACGAACTACATCAAAGGTTTCTCCAGTCGTGCCCGCGAGATCATCGAGCACTTCGGCTTTGAGGAACACATTGCCAAACTCGACAAAGCCAATCGGTTGTATCTTCTCGTATCAAAGTTCTGCGAAATAGATCTCCACCCGGACAGAGTGTCCAACCGAGAGATGGGCTATATCTTTGAGGAACTTGTCAGGCGTTTCAACGAAGCTAGTAACGAAGAAGCGGGCGACCATTTCACGCCGCGCGAAGTTATCCGGCTAATGGTTGACCTTCTGTTTCTCCCTGACACCGATATTCTCACCACGAAACGCATCATTAAAACTCTTTATGACCCTGCCTGCGGCACCGGAGGGATGCTTTCTGTTGCTGAAAGCTATGTACGCGAGCTTAACCCTGACGCACGTCTCGAGGTCTTTGGACAGGATTTCAACCCGCAGGCCTATGCTATTTGCGGCTCGGACATGCTGATCAAGGGTTATAATATTGATCACATCGCTTTTGGGGATAGTTTCACGGAAGACCGTTTCCATGATAAAAAGTTTGATTATATGTTGGCTAATCCACCTTTCGGTGTGGAGTGGAAACCTGAGGCTGATTTTATCAAGCGGGAACATGAGGAACAGGGCTTCGGAGGCCGCTTCGGCGCGGGACTGCCGCGCATCAACGATGGGTCCTTGCTTTTTCTGCAACATATGATCAGTAAGATGAAGGATCCCAAAGAAGGTGGCACGCGCCTTGCCATAGTTTTCAACGGGTCTCCTTTGTTTACCGGCGGTGCAGGCTCTGGCGAGAGTGAAATCCGTCGCTGGATTATCGAAAACGACTGGCTGGAAGGCATTGTCGCCCTGCCCGACCAGCTTTTCTATAATACCGGCATCTATACCTACCTCTGGATTGTTACGAACCGGAAGGAAAGGAAGCGCAGAGGCAAAGTTCAACTTGTGGATGCCAGGACTTTCTTCAAGAAAATGCGCAAGAGTTTGGGCCAGAAGCGCCACGAGATATGCGAAGACCAACGAGAAGAAATCACCCGCCTCTACGGCGAGTTTAGGGAAAAAGAGTATGTCAAGATATTCGATAACGAGGACTTCGGCTACCGGCGTATCACGGTAGAGCGACCTTTGAAGTTGAATTTCACTGTTACAGACGAACGACTTGCGCGCGTACGTGAAACCAGACAATTCCTGAACCTGGCAACGAGTAAGAAGCGCAAGGATAAAAAGAAGGCCGAATCCGAGATAGCTGAAGGGAAGAGACTTCAGGAAGCGATCCTATCGGCACTTAACGACTTGAGTGGGATGGGTGTGGTCAAGAACCGCGATCGTTTTGTGAAGATGTTGAAAGAGGCGTTCAGGAAAGCGAGCATCAAAGTCCCAGCGTCCCTTTTCAAGGCCATACTTATGGCGCTGGCGGAGCGGGATGAAACGGCGGACATCTGCACTGATTCCAAGGGCAATCCCGATCCTGATCCAGAATTGCGCGATTACGAGAACGTGCCGCTGAAGGAAGATGTGCAGGCTTATTTTGAACGGGAAGTCTTGCCACATGTTCCCGACGCCTGGATCGATCACAGCAAGACAAGAATAGGCTACGAGATTAACTTCAACCGCTACTTCTACAAGTATACGCCTCCGCGACCACTGGAGGAAATCGAAGCCGACTTGAAGAAGATTGAGCAGGAAATCGCGGACATGCTCGCGGAGGTGACGGAATGA
- a CDS encoding XRE family transcriptional regulator, giving the protein MIKSYVRDITILKKFGVKVKELRRKKGWSQETLAKNAGLHRTYIGSIERSERNVSLINIERIAKAFGLEPWELLK; this is encoded by the coding sequence ATGATAAAATCGTATGTGCGCGATATAACCATACTTAAAAAGTTCGGTGTAAAGGTGAAGGAATTACGGAGAAAAAAAGGGTGGTCTCAAGAGACGTTAGCGAAGAATGCGGGTTTACATCGAACTTATATTGGTAGTATTGAACGCAGCGAGCGTAACGTCAGTTTAATTAATATAGAGCGGATTGCCAAGGCTTTTGGTTTAGAACCCTGGGAGCTTCTTAAATAA
- a CDS encoding site-specific DNA-methyltransferase produces the protein MNKIKKIDIDDIKFYKTILGDSRKLIKAIPDSSIDLILTDPPYNLSPYSTGNIKLKWRKDINNDLALWDKVEFNPSEWVDDFKRIIKPHGNIFAFTSYNLIGKWHDAFDSEFDTFQFMVWHKTNPAPKIFKAGFLNSCELIVALWNKKHKWNFISQKEMHNFIETPICMGAERVKNPKHPTQKPVKLLKHIIRISTDENDIVFDPFMGVGSTGVAALEMQRRFIGFEIDKAYYDVARKRLKSTPLNLFTDKAHSI, from the coding sequence ATGAATAAAATAAAAAAAATTGATATAGATGATATTAAATTTTATAAAACAATATTAGGAGACAGTAGAAAACTAATAAAAGCAATACCAGATAGTAGTATTGATCTTATTCTAACAGATCCTCCCTATAATTTAAGTCCCTACTCTACAGGCAATATCAAATTAAAATGGCGAAAAGATATCAATAATGATTTAGCTTTATGGGATAAAGTAGAATTTAATCCTTCTGAGTGGGTAGATGATTTTAAAAGAATTATTAAACCCCACGGAAATATTTTTGCATTTACAAGTTATAATCTAATTGGCAAATGGCATGATGCTTTCGACTCAGAATTCGATACTTTTCAATTTATGGTCTGGCATAAAACAAATCCTGCACCTAAAATATTTAAGGCAGGTTTTTTGAATAGTTGCGAATTAATTGTTGCACTTTGGAATAAGAAGCATAAGTGGAATTTTATATCTCAAAAAGAAATGCATAATTTTATTGAAACCCCTATATGTATGGGGGCTGAAAGGGTTAAAAATCCCAAACATCCTACTCAAAAGCCTGTTAAACTATTAAAACATATTATCAGAATTTCAACCGATGAAAATGACATAGTTTTTGATCCTTTTATGGGAGTAGGTTCTACAGGAGTAGCAGCACTAGAAATGCAAAGACGTTTTATAGGATTTGAAATTGATAAAGCATATTATGATGTTGCAAGAAAGAGGTTAAAATCAACACCTTTGAATCTATTTACAGATAAAGCACATAGTATTTGA
- a CDS encoding TdeIII family type II restriction endonuclease, whose translation MNNQERYNSMKSISIEEAIREIVKAHVQAYAEGFQARHEGEYDNPDGTINMKIHNVFIKALGDEIRYYTALVRSLDSSLGNMLEKMAIQIAELNFKVFRKVSGPLSNNQTNFIAGLLEKYKRHEKKPSINDYQSLRKRPEKGTLLTKRHESDYYLIDSDTDTHYLIELKIGGDLDNKKARSEKEALLEQFAILSNTLQEGKKIKLYFATAYNRYGEGKPWNQQRVKQFFAEEELLIGKDFWNFICKSKKGYKIVLTEYEKNAHFIRKALNSIKRKYLG comes from the coding sequence TTGAATAATCAGGAAAGATATAATAGTATGAAATCTATATCAATTGAAGAAGCTATTAGGGAAATAGTTAAAGCACATGTTCAAGCATATGCAGAGGGATTTCAGGCCCGGCACGAAGGAGAATATGACAATCCAGATGGAACAATTAACATGAAAATCCATAATGTATTTATCAAAGCTTTAGGTGATGAGATCAGATATTATACTGCTCTTGTAAGGTCTTTAGATAGTTCGCTTGGAAATATGCTGGAAAAGATGGCCATTCAAATTGCTGAATTAAATTTTAAAGTGTTCAGAAAAGTTTCTGGTCCCTTAAGTAACAATCAAACAAATTTTATTGCTGGTCTTTTAGAAAAATACAAACGACATGAAAAAAAGCCTTCTATTAATGATTATCAAAGTTTAAGAAAGAGACCAGAAAAAGGAACTCTTTTAACTAAAAGACATGAAAGTGATTATTACTTAATAGATAGCGATACGGATACACATTATTTAATTGAATTGAAAATTGGTGGTGATTTAGATAATAAAAAGGCACGTTCTGAGAAGGAAGCTTTATTGGAGCAATTTGCTATTCTATCAAATACTTTACAAGAAGGTAAAAAAATAAAATTGTATTTTGCCACTGCCTATAATCGATATGGTGAAGGAAAACCCTGGAATCAGCAAAGAGTAAAACAATTTTTCGCCGAAGAAGAACTTCTTATTGGAAAAGATTTTTGGAATTTTATTTGTAAATCTAAAAAAGGATATAAAATAGTTTTAACTGAATATGAAAAAAATGCACATTTTATTAGAAAAGCATTAAATTCAATCAAAAGGAAATATTTAGGATGA
- a CDS encoding mucoidy inhibitor MuiA family protein: protein MKRVEAKSKIDSVTIYSDRVMVTRIAELKLKESVEVAFLDLPGALEEQSVRIKAKDLKIGEVMVKPGYIRVPHPRVKELETRIKKLEVEDRALSDETVVQQEKEKFLNSISVNQRDILSKEIMSAKISPDSWREGLRFISEELIQTKKRIFEIEQARKELKKKLDALRAELNDVRSYIQNRKSIIFDVHPDKEKKYTIELRYILYGASWETYYELRAKPSQSTIELSYFSKISQRTGEDWNDVELNLSTAKPAYGGAAPEPYPWYIDFYQPAPQRVAKTEALREAAAEPEVYDEELVGAPETVAVESGVSIIYRLPGRHTLKSGEPERKLKIIDASFDAEFQYLIIPRQSELAYLTGKFKNNTDYLFLAGSGGTYVGDDFTGNICLPLIAPSQEETLSFGIDERVEVKRELKKSKVSKGGLVKKNTKYEFLYENKIKNFHKKEIKCKIIDFVPVPQNPEIKVEEIKFEPRPTKDKEKELGIYHWETSISPDKEYTIKVSFVVEAPLRGEVEGLM, encoded by the coding sequence ATGAAAAGGGTTGAGGCAAAATCAAAGATCGATTCAGTGACCATCTATTCTGACCGCGTGATGGTGACCAGAATTGCCGAGCTCAAACTCAAGGAGTCGGTTGAGGTGGCGTTTCTGGATTTACCGGGTGCGCTTGAAGAGCAGTCAGTTAGAATAAAAGCAAAAGATTTGAAGATCGGTGAAGTTATGGTCAAACCGGGTTATATCAGGGTTCCGCATCCCCGGGTTAAAGAACTGGAGACCCGCATTAAAAAACTGGAGGTTGAAGACCGTGCCCTGTCAGACGAGACCGTTGTCCAGCAGGAAAAAGAGAAGTTTTTGAACTCAATTTCAGTGAACCAGCGCGACATCCTTTCCAAAGAGATAATGTCTGCAAAGATATCACCAGATTCCTGGCGTGAAGGTCTGCGGTTTATCTCAGAAGAGCTGATTCAGACGAAAAAGAGGATTTTTGAGATTGAACAAGCGCGGAAAGAACTGAAAAAGAAGCTCGACGCCCTGAGAGCGGAGCTGAACGACGTCCGTTCCTATATCCAGAATCGGAAATCAATAATCTTTGATGTGCATCCGGATAAAGAGAAAAAATATACCATTGAACTCAGATATATTCTTTATGGTGCAAGCTGGGAGACCTATTATGAATTGCGGGCAAAACCTTCGCAGTCCACGATTGAGTTATCATACTTCAGCAAGATCAGTCAGCGGACCGGTGAAGACTGGAATGATGTTGAATTGAACCTTTCCACTGCAAAACCCGCTTACGGCGGCGCCGCGCCTGAGCCGTATCCCTGGTATATCGACTTTTATCAGCCGGCTCCGCAAAGGGTTGCCAAGACAGAGGCATTGAGGGAGGCTGCCGCAGAGCCAGAGGTCTATGATGAAGAACTCGTCGGCGCACCAGAGACAGTGGCGGTCGAATCAGGGGTATCTATTATCTATCGATTACCAGGCAGACATACGCTCAAGAGCGGTGAACCCGAGCGTAAACTCAAGATTATTGATGCGTCATTCGACGCCGAGTTTCAATATCTCATCATACCGCGCCAGAGTGAACTCGCTTATCTTACTGGAAAGTTCAAGAACAATACTGACTATCTCTTTCTCGCGGGCAGCGGTGGTACCTATGTGGGTGATGACTTCACCGGCAATATCTGTCTGCCGCTCATTGCACCGAGCCAGGAAGAGACCCTTTCTTTCGGCATTGATGAACGGGTTGAGGTGAAGCGGGAACTCAAGAAATCTAAGGTGTCAAAAGGCGGTCTGGTCAAGAAGAATACAAAATACGAATTTCTCTATGAGAACAAGATTAAGAACTTCCATAAGAAAGAAATTAAATGCAAGATTATCGACTTTGTGCCGGTTCCTCAAAATCCTGAGATTAAAGTGGAAGAGATTAAATTCGAGCCCAGACCGACCAAAGACAAAGAAAAAGAACTGGGTATTTATCACTGGGAAACCTCAATCAGTCCGGATAAAGAATATACGATAAAAGTTTCTTTCGTTGTCGAAGCACCGCTCAGGGGAGAAGTCGAAGGCTTAATGTAA